A window of the Brassica napus cultivar Da-Ae chromosome C5, Da-Ae, whole genome shotgun sequence genome harbors these coding sequences:
- the LOC125586877 gene encoding cysteine-rich receptor-like protein kinase 1, giving the protein MQLYVSTAHFLTWVSFLVLLTTVASKPLLFCQRQHQQVANPRRHVDFLRAMSSVNDHITKHKLYVESSFTDVSPPIYVFLQCRQDLSVSHCRRCFNDSKLKLEETCSSSNSGRVHGDNCFLRFDNRDFSEEFVDPRFDRTKCKRTGPVVDKFWIDLDEAFVNATLRAVKKGGFGAASVSPAGGSPGVYALAQCWQRLDGNSCRDCLVNARSSLRACESSEARAFFTGCYLKYSTRKFFDDAAVLKLDDGM; this is encoded by the coding sequence ATGCAACTTTATGTTTCGACCGCTCATTTCCTCACGTGGGTTTCATTCCTTGTACTATTAACGACGGTGGCTTCGAAACCTCTCCTCTTCTGCCAACGTCAACACCAGCAAGTTGCAAACCCTAGACGCCACGTGGATTTCCTCCGAGCAATGTCTTCCGTCAACGACCACATAACCAAACACAAGCTCTACGTCGAGTCTTCCTTCACCGACGTATCTCCACCGATCTACGTGTTCCTACAATGCCGCCAAGACCTCTCCGTCTCCCACTGTCGCCGTTGTTTCAACGATAGCAAACTAAAGCTCGAGGAGACATGTTCGAGTTCCAACTCCGGTCGAGTCCACGGTGACAACTGCTTCTTACGTTTCGATAACAGAGACTTCTCGGAGGAGTTCGTCGATCCAAGATTCGACCGAACCAAGTGCAAGAGAACAGGACCAGTTGTTGATAAATTCTGGATAGATCTTGATGAGGCTTTTGTGAATGCGACACTTAGAGCTGTTAAAAAAGGAGGCTTTGGCGCAGCTTCGGTGAGTCCAGCTGGTGGGAGCCCCGGGGTTTACGCTTTGGCTCAGTGTTGGCAAAGACTTGATGGTAACTCGTGTAGAGATTGTTTGGTTAATGCTAGGTCGAGCTTGAGAGCTTGTGAAAGTAGTGAAGCTAGAGCTTTCTTTACAGGATGCTACTTGAAGTATTCTACACGCAAGTTTTTTGACGATGCTGCTGTACTTAAACTTGACGATGGTATGTAA
- the LOC111205275 gene encoding cysteine-rich receptor-like protein kinase 1, whose translation MKLAVAAFSLSILTSLGAFISYKRFSRERKAQIPSCSNFKYEVLEKATESFHDSVKLGQGGAGSVYKGILPDGRVVAVKKLFFNTREWADQFFNEVNLISGVQHKNLVRLLGCSIEGPKSLLVYEYVQNRSLDQILFMKNTVHILSWKQRFNIITGISEGLEYLHRGSEVKIIHRDIKTSNILLDQNLSPKIADFGLARSLGTDKTQTNTGIAGTLGYLAPEYLIKGQLTEKADVYAYGVLIIEIATGKKNNAFSQGTSSALHSVWEHFKADTLKSSVDPRLKGMFTEEEALKVLEIGLLCVQSSVELRPSMSEIVYMLKNNDCKFDSPRQPPFLSASVLMADEETRD comes from the exons ATGAAACTAGCAGTTGCTGCGTTTTCGTTGTCGATTCTTACTTCTCTTGGTGCCTTCATCAGTTACAAACGGTTTTCAAGGGAGAGAAAAG CTCAAATACCATCGTGTTCTAACTTCAAATATGAGGTGCTTGAGAAGGCGACGGAGTCTTTCCACGACTCGGTGAAACTAGGACAAGGAGGAGCAGGTTCTGTATACAAAGGGATTCTTCCTGATGGCAGAGTCGTTGCGGTTAAGAAGCTATTCTTCAACACTCGTGAATGGGCGGATCAGTTCTTCAACGAAGTGAATCTGATCAGTGGAGTTCAACACAAGAATCTTGTGAGACTACTTGGTTGCAGCATAGAAGGTCCAAAGAGTCTTCTTGTCTATGAATATGTTCAAAATAGAAGCCTCGACCAAATCCTCTTCA TGAAGAACACAGTCCACATATTGAGCTGGAAGCAACGGTTTAACATCATTACAGGAATATCAGAAGGTTTAGAATACCTACACAGAGGATCTGAAGTGAAAATCATCCATAGAGACATCAAAACCAGCAACATTCTCCTTGATCAAAACCTGAGTCCCAAGATAGCTGACTTTGGACTCGCACGTTCATTAGGCACTGACAAAACGCAAACCAATACTGGTATCGCTGGAACACT GGGTTATTTGGCTCCTGAGTATCTCATCAAAGGCCAACTAACTGAGAAAGCTGACGTCTACGCATATGGAGTTCTTATTATTGAGATAGCAACTGGCAAGAAAAACAATGCATTCTCGCAAGGAACTAGCTCAGCTTTACACTCT GTATGGGAACATTTCAAAGCAGACACTCTAAAAAGCTCGGTAGATCCACGGTTAAAAGGGATGTTCACAGAGGAAGAGGCCTTGAAGGTTCTTGAAATCGGATTGCTGTGTGTTCAGTCTTCAGTAGAATTGAGACCGTCGATGTCTGAGATAGTCTACATGTTAAAGAACAATGATTGTAAGTTTGACTCTCCAAGACAGCCTCCATTCTTGAGTGCCAGTGTTCTCATGGCTGATGAGGAGACTAGAGACTAG
- the LOC106402216 gene encoding protein MICRORCHIDIA 6-like, protein MSNNTSINVSHDALVVKPEHPYGSKGNHALPQDSEENRGSLGAQSSTSVVDQVRTPPDDSGVTSSASTICPAPVCRQFWKAGSYNDELSSKSQQPTGKNYLHVHPMFLHSNATSHKWAFGAVAELLDNAVDEIQNGATFVIVDKTTNPRDGTPALLVQDDGGGMDPQAMRQCMGFGFSDKKSDSAIGRYGNGFKTSTMRLGADAIVFSRHFKNQTWTQSIGLLSYTYLTRTGHDRIVVPILDFEYKASTSEFVTLQDRERYISSLSILLEWSPFSTEAELLQQFDDIGSHGTKVIIYNLWLNSDAKLELDFDSAVEDILIEGNIKKTGCKITNYHIATRFSYSLRVYLSILYLRIPEAFKIVLRGKVVQQHNVADDLKHPQYILYKPHVAGHEEGEVVTTIGFLKEAPKINLNGFCVYHKNRLIMPFWQVVSNSNSRGRGIVGALEANFVEPTHNKQDFEKTVLLQKLENRLKEMTMEYWNCHYVLIGYQDVNKPRPKVPQNVQPGGRPNANMLRKNSAGYSGRQTMSPPPGFPAVFNNTNLASLPRVSAEPVVLEKRKEHPDLVASAASRRKVGSDGFTVPGHIRVEQFIQGSANQSQDSEIVKLMEKNKKLRAKWLDHKVRSQTLEVKAMNLSSELEKVKSEYERLMEELQALSVVKEERSRHVNT, encoded by the exons ATGAGCAACAACACAAGCATAAACGTTTCTCATGATGCTCTGGTTGTTAAACCCGAGCACCCTTATGGTTCCAAAGGGAATCATGCTCTCCCTCAAGATTCAGAAGAGAACAGAGGATCACTAGGTGCGCAGAGTAGCACTAGTGTGGTTGATCAGGTCCGGACGCCACCTGATGATTCCGGTGTCACTTCTTCAGCGTCTACCATATGCCCTGCACCTGTTTGTAGGCAATTCTGGAAAGCTGGGAGCTATAATGATGAATTGAGTTCCAAGTCTCAGCAACCAA CTGGAAAAAATTATCTTCATGTGCACCCTATGTTCCTTCACTCCAATGCTACTTCACATAAATGGGCTTTTGGTG CTGTTGCAGAACTGCTTGACAATGCTGTTGATGAG ATCCAAAATGGGGCCACTTTTGTCATTGTAGATAAAACCACAAATCCAAGGGATGGTACACCAGCATTGCTAGTTCAAG ATGATGGTGGTGGGATGGATCCTCAGGCAATGCGGCAGTGCATGGGTTTCGGATTCTCAGATAAGAAATCGGATTCAGCCATTGGAAGAT ATGGTAATGGTTTCAAGACCAGCACAATGAGACTTGGAGCAGATGCCATTGTTTTCAGCCGCCATTTCAAGAACCA AACATGGACACAAAGTATAGGGCTCCTTTCTTATACCTACCTGACACGTACTGGCCATGATAGAATAGTTGTTCCCATT TTGGATTTCGAGTATAAGGCATCAACTAGCGAATTTGTGACATTGCAAGACCGGGAACGTTATATATCCAGTCTCTCCATTCTACTAGAATGGTCTCCATTTTCAACCGAGGCAGAACTTTTGCAGCAG TTTGACGACATTGGATCACATGGAACAAAGGTTATTATCTATAATTTGTGGCTCAACAGTGATGCTAAATTGGAATTAGACTTTGACTCGGCTGTAGAG GATATTCTCATTGaaggaaacattaaaaaaactgGATGTAAGATTACAAATTATCATATTGCAACACGGTTTTCCTACTCTCTTCGT GTTTACCTATCCATACTATACTTGCGGATTCCTGAGGCTTTCAAGATTGTGTTGCGTGGTAAGGTTGTCCAACAGCATAACGTTGCTGATGATCTCAAGCATCCGCAGTACATCTTGTATAAGCCTCATGTTGCTGGACATGAAGAG GGTGAAGTTGTAACGACGATTGGATTTCTGAAAGAAGCTCCCAAAATAAACCTTAATGGGTTCTGCGTTTATCACAAAAACCGCCTAATAATG CCATTTTGGCAGGTCGTGAGCAACTCAAACAGCAGAGGAAGAGGAATTGTTG GTGCTCTAGAAGCTAATTTTGTTGAGCCAACCCACAACAAGCAGGATTTTGAGAAAACGGTCCTTCTTCAGAAGCTTGAAAACCGTTTAAAGGAGATGACAATGGAGTATTG GAATTGCCATTATGTGTTGATTGGATATCAAGATGTTAATAAGCCTCGACCTAAGGTGCCTCAAAATGTACAACCTGGCGGTAGGCCAAATGCCAACATGCTCCGGAAGAATTCTGCTGGATATAGTGGCAGACAAACAATGAGCCCTCCTCCAGGCTTCCCAGCAGTTTTTAATAACACAAACTTGGCATCTCTCCCTAGAGTTTCAGCTGAGCCAG TGGTGTTAGAAAAGAGGAAAGAACATCCTGATCTTGTTGCAAGTGCTGCGTCAAGAAGAAAGGTGGGAAGTGATGGCTTCACTGTCCCGGGGCATATTCGTGTTGAACAG TTCATTCAAGGATCTGCTAATCAGTCACAAGATAGTGAAATTGTCAAGTTGATGGAGAAAAACAAGAAGCTCCGAGCAAA ATGGTTGGACCACAAGGTGCGAAGTCAAACTCTTGAAGTCAAG GCCATGAATCTAAGCAGTGAGCTGGAGAAGGTTAAAAGTGAGTATGAAAGGCTAATGGAAGAGCTACAAGCTTTGAGTGTGGTGAAAGAGGAGCGCAGTAGACATGTAAATACGTAG
- the BNAC05G14770D gene encoding uncharacterized protein BNAC05G14770D: MAEDFARAVEDGLKLAKRIYFGNDRAVAAPRLASPMERAASAAHAHLPTAPMVYAVIHEPGIVDNPDLPSYQPHVHGRCDPPALIPLQLNAIELDVDCYLDTALVTVTGSWRVHCVMGSKRCDCRIAIPMGEQGSILGVEVEIPRKSYTTQLITAEDGHELEKTAQPQSGGFLKPNIFTITIPQVDGGTNLSIKMSWSQKLTYNEGEFFLDIPFHFPEYVTPAVKKISKREKIYLSVNAGTGTEVLCKGCSHPLKEKMRNAGKLRFSYEADVLKWSNTDFSFSYTASSSSIVGGLFLQSAPVQDVDQREIFSFYLFPGKQQRTKAFKREVVFVVDISKSMTGKPLENVNNAISAALSKLNPGDSFNIMTFSDDTSLFSTSMEPATPDTVERGIEWMNKNFVVADGTNVLPPLETAVEMLSNTRGSLPMIFFVTDGSVEDERHICDAMKKRLASAGSVCPRIHTFGLGIFCNHYFVQMLANLSRGQHESVYNTDHIEERLDKLFTRALSTVLLNITIEPLQNLDEIEVYPSNIPDLTSASPLMIYGRYRGKFPENVKANGLLGDMSSFSADLTVQSAKDIPLDKVFAKNVIDLLTAKAWFSEDKQLIEKITKLSIQTGVPSEYTRMIQLENTEEALKPSDTGGKKQTGRNGEKQKLISRTIPLQNFGIGFGDTTVTRENVPPGFGEQRAPDAAEKFVKAASSCCVSLCNKCCCMCCVQCCTKLNDQCVLVFTQLFTALACIACFECCSNVCCACGGDE; encoded by the exons ATGGCGGAGGATTTCGCGAGGGCGGTGGAGGACGGTCTCAAACTCGCGAAACGGATTTATTTCGGAAACGACCGAGCCGTCGCGGCGCCGAGGCTAGCGTCCCCGATGGAGAGAGCCGCCTCCGCGGCGCATGCTCACCTCCCTACGGCGCCAATGGTTTACGCCGTGATACACGAGCCGGGAATCGTGGATAACCCGGACCTGCCTAGCTACCAGCCTCACGTGCACGGCAGGTGCGACCCTCCGGCTCTGATTCCTCTCCAGTTGAACGCGATTGAGCTCGACGTCGACTGCTATCTCGACACGGCTCTCGTCACCGTCACCGGATCGTGGCGTGTGCATTGCGTTATGGGAAGCAAGCGATGCGATTGCCGTATCGCTATTCCCATGGGTGAACAG GGCTCAATTCTAGGTGTTGAGGTTGAGATTCCTAGAAAATCTTACACAACACAGTTGATCACTGCTGAAGATGGACATGAGTTGGAGAAGACGGCACAACCTCAAAGTGGAGGTTTCTTGAAACCAAACATATTCACCATCACAATACCACAG GTTGATGGAGGCACCAACCTCTCTATCAAGATGTCTTGGTCCCAGAAGTTGACGTATAACGAAGGAGAGTTTTTCCTCGATATTCCTTTTCACTTTCCTGAGTATGTGACTCCTGCTGTGAAGAAAATCTCCAAGAGAGAGAAGATTTACTTGAGTGTTAACGCCGGTACTGGAACGGAAGTTCTCTGCAAAGGATGCAGTCACCCGCTAAAG GAAAAGATGAGGAACGCAGGGAAGTTGAGGTTTTCATATGAAGCTGATGTTTTGAAGTGGTCGAACACAGATTTTAGCTTTTCTTATACG GCCTCTTCAAGTAGTATAGTTGGTGGACTTTTCCTTCAATCTGCGCCTGTTCAAGATGTTGATCAGAGAGAGATATTTTCTTTCTATCTTTTTCCAGGAAAGCAACAAAGAACTAAG GCGTTCAAGCGGGAGGTAGTATTTGTTGTTGATATAAGTAAAAGCATGACTGGAAAACCTCTCGAGAATGTAAACAATGCGATATCGGCAGCTCTATCTAAGCTTAATCCGGGAGATTCCTTCAATATTATGACTTTCAGCGATGATACTTCTCTGTTTTCGACATCAATGGAGCCGGCTACTCCAGATACTGTTGAAAGAGGCATTGAGTGGATGAACAAGAACTTTGTTGTCGCAGATGGTACAAACGTGCTTCCTCCCCTAGAGACG GCTGTGGAAATGCTATCGAATACTCGTGGCTCCCTTCCTATGATCTTCTTCGTAACAGATGGGTCTGTTGAAGATGAGAGACACATTTGTGATGCAATGAAGAAACGTCTTGCTAGTGCTGGATCAGTGTGTCCACGGATACACACTTTTGGGTTAG GTATATTCTGTAACCACTACTTCGTGCAGATGCTTGCAAATCTATCCAGGGGACAGCACGAATCAGTTTATAATACTG ATCACATCGAGGAACGATTAGACAAATTGTTTACAAGGGCTTTGTCCACTGTTCTTTTGAATATAACAATTGAGCCCCTTCAGAATCTTGATGAAATTGAG GTATACCCTTCAAATATTCCGGATCTGACGTCTGCAAGTCCATTGATGATATATGGGAGATACCGAGGAAAGTTCCCTGAGAATGTGAAAGCCAATGGTCTGCTAGGAGACATGAGCAGCTTTTCTGCAGACTTGACTGTACAAAGTGCAAAAGACATACCTCTTGATAAG GTGTTTGCAAAGAATGTGATTGACTTGCTAACTGCTAAGGCATGGTTCTCGGAAGACAAACAGCTAATAGAAAAG ATTACTAAACTAAGCATCCAAACCGGCGTACCATCTGAGTATACTCGAATGATCCAGTTGGAGAACACAGAAGAAGCACTGAAACCCAGTGACACTGGCGGAAAGAAACAG ACGGGACGCAATGGCGAGAAACAGAAGCTGATATCAAGAACAATCCCACTACAAAACTTTGGGATAGGCTTTGGTGATACAACAGTTACCAGAGAGAATGTTCCACCAGGATTTGGAGAACAGAGAGCGCCTGACGCTGCTGAGAAGTTCGTGAAGGCTGCCTCGAGCTGCTGTGTCTCCTTATGCAACAAATGTTGCTGCATGTGTTGTGTCCAGTGCTGCACTAAGCTCAATGATCAATGTGTCCTTGTCTTCACACAGCTCTTCACAGCGCTTGCTTGCATCGCCTGCTTTGAATGTTGCTCAAATGTCTGCTGTGCATGTGGTGGAGACgaatag
- the LOC106398571 gene encoding protein LAZY 3-like, with the protein MCWRFAGFRNFYSGKYLTAVNTDVTIGKKKSLSFLLKKMFVCTSGFKTPPPLLDLSRGDSFPNTRMEKMLRTILNKKIHPQSSNNTAKKYLENHKIIDEACK; encoded by the exons ATGTGCTGGCGTTTCGCTGGCTTCAGGAATTT CTATTCAGGTAAATATCTCACTGCAGTTAATACAGATGTTACTATCGGAAAAAAGAAATCGCTCTCTTTTCTTCTCAAGAAGATGTTTGTTTGCACAAGTGGCTTCAAAACTCCACCTCCTCTTCTTGATTTGTCTAGAGGAGATTCATTCCCAAATACACGAATGGAAAAG ATGCTAAGGACAATCCTCAACAAGAAGATACATCCACAAAGTTCAAATAATACTGCAAAAAAGTATTTGgagaatcataaaattatagatGAAGCATGTAAGTAA
- the LOC106431914 gene encoding vesicle transport protein SFT2B, producing MRSTAFLVGPEQQINMMFLSTLPLSMLDASFLHSFCALLIHSKILTVIAILCKTCALMWYNLSYIPFARRIVSEIMILSL from the exons ATGAGAAG CACAGCCTTCCTCGTGGGACCTGAGCAACAGATAAATATGATGTTCCTATCTACGCTACCTCTATCTATGTTAGATGCATCCTTCTTGCACTCATTTTGCGCTCTCTTG ATCCACAGCAAGATTTTGACAGTGATTGCGATCCTATGCAAGACTTGTGCACTTATGTG GTACAACCTCAGTTATATTCCATTTGCGCGAAGAATAGTCTCTGAAATAATGATCCTGTCTCTGTGA